In Pseudobdellovibrionaceae bacterium, the following proteins share a genomic window:
- a CDS encoding trypsin-like peptidase domain-containing protein gives MLFSVLTSRAILFLGIMISSQLAFAEVGFLKTLPEFPQVEAAKESVFKIFAPRTHEFRLFENPSATIEEVSKMTGVDEHEKAVIVSQLRGCLELKLEPCIIDATYVRGTAFVLERDNVLATVFHNVDFHLVTIRKYFAKFSRPINVSIEKTMYGKMNHPFALVNSKGEVVWGQLADQKTIKMVMNWKVLDQKHLDNDLKSEDDWALFQLSHPIGKPLKLAASLPAIGEKVFVAGFPAETQGREKFGKANSDGESFFMTVGQVLDPSAVDGRLYGAPAVGVGFSGGMMPGPRSIMGGMFSQMRGCSSNESCLYTTNDGKYGFSGSPFLNAQGEVVGVATTGLPAEDEEVTPDSSTFWGVPVQTLRAALEELLAPAE, from the coding sequence ATGCTATTTTCTGTTCTTACATCACGTGCGATCTTGTTTTTGGGCATCATGATTTCGAGTCAGTTGGCTTTTGCAGAGGTTGGTTTTTTGAAGACCTTGCCTGAGTTCCCCCAAGTTGAAGCAGCTAAAGAATCAGTCTTTAAGATTTTTGCTCCCCGGACTCATGAATTTCGTTTGTTCGAAAATCCCTCGGCCACCATTGAGGAAGTCTCCAAAATGACGGGTGTAGATGAACATGAAAAGGCTGTGATTGTTTCTCAATTGAGAGGATGTCTGGAGTTAAAACTTGAACCTTGTATCATTGATGCCACCTACGTCCGAGGAACTGCCTTTGTCCTGGAGCGCGATAACGTCCTGGCGACAGTTTTTCACAACGTGGATTTCCATTTGGTCACCATCCGCAAATATTTTGCGAAGTTTTCACGTCCCATTAATGTCTCCATCGAAAAAACCATGTATGGGAAGATGAATCACCCCTTTGCCTTGGTAAACAGCAAGGGCGAGGTGGTCTGGGGTCAATTGGCAGATCAAAAGACCATTAAGATGGTCATGAACTGGAAGGTGCTGGATCAGAAACACCTGGATAATGATCTCAAATCAGAAGATGATTGGGCATTGTTTCAATTGAGCCATCCTATTGGCAAGCCACTAAAGCTGGCAGCCTCTCTGCCTGCAATCGGTGAAAAGGTGTTTGTGGCCGGATTTCCAGCCGAGACACAAGGGCGAGAGAAGTTTGGCAAAGCAAACTCTGATGGTGAGAGTTTTTTTATGACGGTGGGGCAAGTTCTTGACCCTTCGGCCGTGGATGGCCGTTTGTACGGTGCTCCGGCTGTCGGCGTGGGATTTTCCGGCGGGATGATGCCGGGACCCAGATCCATCATGGGCGGAATGTTTTCGCAAATGAGAGGGTGTTCCAGCAACGAATCCTGTCTCTATACGACTAACGATGGTAAATATGGCTTTAGCGGTTCTCCTTTTCTGAATGCCCAGGGAGAAGTCGTTGGCGTCGCGACGACAGGATTGCCTGCTGAAGACGAAGAAGTCACTCCAGACAGCTCTACTTTTTGGGGTGTTCCTGTCCAAACCTTAAGGGCGGCTCTGGAAGAGCTACTGGCACCTGCTGAGTAG
- a CDS encoding 2,3,4,5-tetrahydropyridine-2,6-dicarboxylate N-succinyltransferase: MQSLISQTFEEMDSIKKFDSLEEDRVEAIKKAVKGLDSGEYRVCTKEKGEWVTHQWLKQAILLFFKLKKMKTIEAGDFRFVDKIPLKKWEGHEGVRVVPHALVRQGAYISPGSILMPSYVNIGAWVGPGTMVDTWATVGSCAQIGANVHLSGGVGIGGVLEPVQASPVIVEDNVFVGSRCILVEGVVVEEGAVLGAGVTITSSTKIVDVRGSEPKVLKGRVPKNAVVIPGTISKEFPAGSFGVPAALIIGERSASTDKKTSLTEALRDFEVSV, translated from the coding sequence ATGCAAAGTCTCATTTCTCAAACTTTCGAGGAAATGGATTCAATTAAGAAATTTGACTCTCTTGAAGAAGATCGAGTCGAAGCAATTAAAAAAGCCGTTAAGGGTCTGGACTCTGGTGAATACCGGGTTTGTACCAAGGAAAAAGGCGAATGGGTCACTCATCAGTGGCTTAAGCAGGCCATCCTTTTGTTTTTCAAGCTAAAGAAAATGAAAACCATCGAAGCCGGGGACTTCCGTTTTGTCGACAAAATTCCTCTAAAGAAATGGGAAGGCCACGAGGGCGTTCGAGTTGTCCCTCACGCTCTTGTTCGCCAAGGCGCTTATATCTCCCCAGGCTCCATCTTGATGCCAAGTTACGTTAACATCGGAGCATGGGTGGGGCCAGGGACAATGGTGGACACCTGGGCCACTGTTGGCTCCTGTGCACAAATCGGTGCCAATGTTCACCTCTCTGGTGGTGTCGGCATTGGTGGGGTTTTGGAGCCCGTCCAGGCTAGCCCAGTGATTGTCGAAGACAATGTTTTCGTCGGCAGCCGCTGTATCCTTGTCGAAGGCGTAGTGGTCGAGGAAGGCGCTGTCCTGGGTGCTGGTGTGACCATTACATCGAGCACAAAAATCGTAGACGTCAGAGGATCTGAACCCAAAGTCCTCAAAGGCCGGGTCCCCAAAAATGCTGTAGTCATTCCTGGGACCATTTCAAAAGAATTTCCGGCGGGAAGTTTTGGCGTCCCTGCGGCCCTGATTATTGGGGAACGGAGCGCTTCGACCGACAAAAAGACCTCCTTGACAGAGGCCCTCAGAGATTTTGAGGTTTCGGTTTAG
- a CDS encoding succinylglutamate desuccinylase/aspartoacylase family protein has protein sequence MKSFIFGHSRQNLPLVAYQFGNSGPNVLILGGVHGDEWEGVVAAKALLARLAQGSLPKLQLTLIPMFNVDGVLSCQRKNSAGVDLNRNLPTQDWSDEVASDRYDPGTSANSEPENQALTQWLETHNPRLIISLHSWKPMLNTNGDCTRVAEVIAKHTGYEIHESIGYPTPGCLGTYCGLERDMPTITYEIERGLHPDKIVGIHVPAILESLKIVESAG, from the coding sequence GTGAAAAGTTTTATATTTGGCCATAGTCGGCAGAACCTACCCCTGGTCGCCTATCAGTTTGGTAACTCCGGTCCTAATGTTTTGATCCTCGGTGGTGTCCATGGGGACGAATGGGAAGGGGTAGTTGCTGCCAAAGCACTTTTGGCCCGCCTCGCCCAGGGGTCCCTCCCTAAACTGCAATTGACGTTGATTCCAATGTTCAATGTCGATGGTGTTCTATCCTGCCAAAGGAAAAATTCGGCGGGCGTCGATCTCAATCGAAATTTGCCCACTCAGGATTGGTCAGATGAGGTGGCCAGTGACCGCTACGACCCGGGGACTTCGGCCAACAGTGAACCGGAGAACCAAGCTCTGACTCAGTGGCTGGAAACCCATAACCCGCGCCTCATTATCAGCCTTCACTCTTGGAAACCCATGCTCAACACCAATGGTGATTGCACTCGAGTGGCTGAGGTGATTGCCAAACACACCGGTTATGAAATCCATGAGAGCATCGGCTATCCCACCCCGGGCTGCCTTGGTACCTACTGCGGCTTGGAACGGGATATGCCCACCATAACCTATGAAATTGAGCGCGGCTTGCATCCGGACAAAATCGTTGGGATACATGTACCTGCTATTCTGGAGTCCTTAAAAATCGTTGAGTCTGCTGGTTAA
- a CDS encoding aspartate kinase, with the protein MKAHSPIMVKKFGGTSVGSIERIEAVAERVLADAQSGQRPIVVASAMSGETNRLVRLANDIDPFYRGPAYDMLVASGEQVSIALLAIALEKRGAKAVPLLAHQLGIHTDSIFTKARITSVNTDKLLSYVNEGVIPIVAGFQGVTEGDKITTLGRGGSDTTAVALAAALGSGACEIYTDVPAVYSADPRMVPEAREIPLLSFEEMMEMASLGSKVLHFRSVELAAKYKVKIHLRSTFETREGTWVVPEGEKMEAPVVSSITHDAATVVLKLFPVPFGAGFMAQLFETLAEKGVVVDIITQSHNEEGQRVAFSVREEDLNPAIEVVKGLVDQKTVVTRMEAMAKISAVGVGMANHPGVAARFFRVLDKLEIPIHLVTTSDIKISAVIDRSNLSEAAKALHSEFGLDRE; encoded by the coding sequence ATGAAAGCTCACTCACCCATTATGGTCAAGAAGTTCGGCGGTACATCGGTTGGTTCTATCGAAAGAATTGAAGCTGTGGCCGAACGCGTATTGGCTGATGCCCAGTCCGGGCAGAGGCCCATTGTTGTCGCCAGTGCGATGTCGGGAGAAACCAATCGTCTTGTTCGCCTCGCGAACGACATCGACCCATTTTACCGTGGGCCAGCCTACGATATGTTAGTCGCCTCAGGAGAGCAGGTGTCGATTGCCTTGCTGGCCATTGCCCTGGAAAAGCGTGGAGCCAAAGCCGTTCCCCTCTTAGCCCACCAATTGGGCATTCATACGGACTCGATTTTTACCAAGGCCCGTATTACGAGCGTCAATACAGATAAGCTCCTGTCCTACGTGAACGAAGGCGTCATACCCATTGTCGCCGGTTTTCAAGGGGTAACGGAGGGGGATAAGATTACCACATTGGGGCGAGGTGGATCTGACACGACTGCCGTGGCCTTGGCTGCAGCTCTCGGTTCGGGAGCCTGTGAGATCTATACAGATGTTCCAGCCGTGTATTCGGCCGATCCACGGATGGTTCCGGAGGCCAGAGAGATTCCGCTGTTGAGTTTTGAAGAGATGATGGAAATGGCTAGCCTTGGTTCCAAGGTGCTTCATTTTCGAAGCGTTGAATTGGCAGCCAAATACAAGGTCAAAATCCACCTGCGTTCCACATTTGAAACCCGTGAAGGGACCTGGGTGGTTCCCGAAGGAGAAAAGATGGAAGCTCCAGTCGTATCCTCAATAACCCACGATGCAGCTACCGTGGTTTTGAAGTTGTTTCCGGTTCCGTTTGGGGCTGGCTTTATGGCCCAACTGTTCGAGACTTTGGCTGAAAAAGGCGTGGTGGTGGATATTATCACCCAGAGCCACAACGAAGAAGGCCAGAGGGTTGCCTTCTCTGTACGAGAAGAGGATCTCAATCCCGCGATTGAAGTCGTCAAGGGGCTCGTGGATCAAAAGACGGTGGTGACAAGAATGGAAGCCATGGCCAAGATTTCAGCGGTGGGTGTGGGAATGGCCAATCATCCCGGTGTGGCGGCGCGTTTTTTCAGGGTTTTGGATAAGCTCGAGATCCCCATTCATCTGGTCACGACCTCTGACATTAAAATTAGCGCGGTGATCGATCGGAGTAATCTTTCGGAGGCCGCTAAAGCTCTGCATTCAGAGTTTGGCCTGGATCGGGAGTAG
- the lysA gene encoding diaminopimelate decarboxylase, which yields MPFHYQGGKLGFSSGDKFFSLHALSQNMKRPSYLYCLDDVINRFDRFSQAFAQKASIHYAMKANSHPALLRILAKKGAGADVVSGGEIELALAHGFSPSKLVFSGVGKEKWEIELALKCGIRQINVESPAELRRIGQVARAMNLVAPVAFRLNPDVNPDTHPYIRTGFRENKFGMDVSFLFELDRILKEFSGSLSLVGVTLHIGSQIRDMVPLVEAVKKSIPLFESLKSQGHQMRTFDIGGGVGIDYHSADTSQELAGLGDYARQMVELLTPLDCEILCEPGRILVARAGVLLTEVQYVKETPYKRFAIVNSGMHHLMRPALYEAYHRILPIDESADRELKTYDVVGPICESSDVIGHERTLPDLQEGDWLAIMDAGAYGAVMASGYNAHPAPDEVAYYKGEIL from the coding sequence ATGCCCTTTCACTACCAAGGCGGAAAGCTAGGATTCAGCAGTGGTGATAAATTCTTTTCATTGCACGCTCTTAGTCAAAACATGAAGCGGCCATCTTACCTTTATTGCCTTGATGATGTGATCAACCGTTTTGATCGCTTTAGCCAGGCATTTGCACAAAAGGCATCCATTCACTATGCAATGAAGGCTAATAGTCATCCCGCTTTGCTTAGGATCTTAGCCAAGAAAGGTGCTGGAGCTGATGTGGTGTCCGGTGGTGAAATTGAGCTGGCTCTGGCCCATGGGTTTTCTCCATCCAAGCTGGTTTTTTCCGGTGTGGGCAAGGAAAAATGGGAAATTGAGCTCGCTTTAAAGTGTGGCATTCGGCAAATCAACGTTGAAAGCCCAGCAGAGCTCAGGCGCATTGGTCAAGTGGCCCGTGCCATGAACTTGGTGGCTCCCGTGGCTTTTCGCCTGAACCCTGATGTGAACCCTGATACTCACCCATACATCCGCACGGGGTTTCGCGAAAATAAGTTTGGCATGGATGTGAGCTTCTTGTTCGAGTTGGACCGCATTCTTAAGGAATTCTCTGGCTCTCTCAGTCTTGTTGGAGTGACTCTTCATATCGGATCTCAAATCAGGGATATGGTGCCGCTTGTTGAGGCGGTGAAGAAGTCCATCCCTCTTTTTGAAAGTTTGAAATCCCAGGGGCATCAGATGCGCACCTTTGATATCGGCGGCGGGGTTGGCATTGACTATCATTCGGCAGACACCAGCCAGGAACTGGCTGGCCTTGGAGACTACGCTCGACAGATGGTGGAGTTATTGACACCTCTTGATTGTGAAATCCTCTGTGAGCCAGGGCGCATCCTGGTGGCGCGAGCAGGTGTGCTTTTAACCGAAGTTCAATACGTCAAAGAAACACCCTATAAACGTTTTGCCATTGTGAATTCTGGGATGCACCACTTGATGAGGCCAGCCCTGTATGAGGCTTACCATCGGATATTGCCCATCGACGAGAGTGCAGATCGTGAATTGAAAACCTATGACGTGGTTGGCCCCATTTGTGAATCCTCTGATGTGATTGGGCATGAGAGAACTTTGCCGGACCTTCAGGAAGGGGATTGGCTGGCAATCATGGATGCGGGTGCATACGGAGCGGTGATGGCCAGTGGATATAATGCTCACCCAGCACCCGACGAGGTGGCCTATTATAAGGGTGAAATCCTATGA
- a CDS encoding DUF502 domain-containing protein, translating to MMRSFLRIFGRGLFALLPTFLSIYILIRFFRWVDDTVYSVFHNLIPPEYYWPGMGFLAGILFIFFLGLALSNYFGNKLHLLIDRLFRKVPLVKSLYTAIQDLTDYFSPKSQGQNESQVVAVTWPDSDVQTIGLVTRTDLREFPDGINKKDRVAVFFPMSYQMGGFTVFLPKDRLTPLDMSVEKAMRSALTAWMKKDNNKNEPAKAPRP from the coding sequence ATGATGCGTTCATTTTTGCGTATTTTTGGGCGGGGGTTATTTGCTCTTTTGCCTACCTTTTTGTCGATCTACATCTTGATTAGATTTTTTCGTTGGGTAGACGACACCGTTTACAGCGTCTTCCATAACCTGATTCCGCCCGAGTATTATTGGCCAGGTATGGGATTTTTAGCAGGAATCCTGTTTATCTTTTTTTTAGGTTTGGCGCTTTCCAATTATTTTGGCAACAAACTCCACCTGCTGATTGATCGCTTGTTCCGCAAGGTCCCTCTGGTTAAAAGTCTCTACACCGCCATTCAGGATTTAACCGACTATTTTTCGCCAAAGAGTCAGGGTCAAAACGAAAGTCAGGTGGTGGCTGTGACCTGGCCGGATTCTGATGTGCAGACAATTGGCCTTGTGACTCGAACCGATCTGCGCGAATTCCCGGATGGAATCAATAAGAAGGATCGGGTGGCTGTGTTCTTTCCGATGAGTTATCAGATGGGAGGGTTTACGGTGTTTTTGCCTAAAGACCGTCTGACGCCCCTGGATATGTCGGTGGAGAAAGCCATGCGCTCAGCATTGACGGCCTGGATGAAAAAGGACAACAACAAGAATGAGCCGGCAAAAGCCCCTCGGCCTTAA
- a CDS encoding glutamate racemase: MTEKSPSMPIAVFDSGVGGLTVLRSLAQAFPKEDFIYLGDTARLPYGTKSPVTIRQYVEQNIRFLLGRRVKAIVVACNSASSVLDPSVKAPVPIYNVIDPGAIAAVSASQSGKIGVIATRTTVAQQAYVKAIHVLDPTAEVYQQACPLLVPLVEEGWVDDPLANLVVHRYLSPIKNSGVDTLIMGCTHYPVLREAMGKVMGQDVTLVDSGEAIAQLMDQDIKNKRLLPNPIGQGRLDLLSTDMAENFRLMAERILHPLAPASFTHVDL, encoded by the coding sequence ATGACTGAAAAATCACCTTCCATGCCAATCGCTGTCTTTGATTCCGGAGTCGGTGGCCTAACGGTATTAAGGTCCCTGGCCCAGGCTTTCCCGAAGGAAGATTTTATTTATCTTGGAGACACAGCCCGCCTTCCCTATGGAACCAAATCCCCAGTGACCATTCGCCAATATGTCGAACAAAACATCCGCTTTCTTCTCGGCCGTCGCGTGAAGGCCATTGTCGTCGCCTGCAACTCGGCTTCCAGCGTTCTGGACCCCTCCGTTAAAGCCCCCGTCCCCATTTACAATGTGATCGACCCCGGAGCCATTGCCGCCGTGTCCGCTAGCCAGAGCGGGAAAATTGGTGTTATCGCCACCCGCACCACGGTCGCCCAACAGGCTTACGTCAAAGCGATTCATGTCCTCGACCCCACAGCTGAAGTCTACCAACAAGCCTGCCCCTTACTCGTGCCATTAGTTGAAGAGGGCTGGGTGGATGATCCACTCGCCAACCTGGTGGTCCATCGCTATCTAAGCCCGATTAAGAACTCTGGAGTGGACACCCTAATCATGGGCTGCACCCACTACCCCGTTCTCCGCGAGGCCATGGGTAAGGTGATGGGACAAGATGTGACTTTGGTTGACTCGGGAGAAGCCATCGCTCAATTGATGGATCAAGACATCAAGAATAAAAGGCTTCTCCCCAACCCAATTGGCCAGGGCCGGCTAGATCTCCTCAGCACCGATATGGCTGAAAACTTCCGCTTGATGGCGGAGAGAATTCTTCACCCTCTGGCACCAGCTAGTTTCACCCATGTCGACCTTTAA